The Cohnella abietis genome has a segment encoding these proteins:
- a CDS encoding RNA polymerase sigma factor: MGYDYLKHAEFIDAATLESLMSEYGQEVWNYAYLICRSRSIADDIAQDVFLKAYRHFTSFRGESSVKTWLLRITRNLSYNYRNSAFFRKALLLDRIIPSGHHRSAEQAFLDDEATNEVWRQVFSLPAKHREILLLHARHQLSLGEIASLLGIPEGTAKSRLFGARQKLSRLLKEEKTHEQFI; the protein is encoded by the coding sequence TTGGGCTATGATTACTTGAAACACGCCGAATTCATTGACGCCGCAACGCTGGAATCGCTAATGAGCGAATACGGCCAGGAAGTATGGAACTATGCCTATTTGATCTGCCGCAGCCGCAGTATAGCAGACGATATCGCGCAGGACGTATTTCTAAAGGCATACCGCCACTTTACCTCGTTCCGTGGAGAGTCATCCGTGAAAACTTGGCTACTCCGAATTACGCGCAACCTAAGCTACAACTACAGAAATTCAGCATTTTTCCGAAAAGCGCTATTGCTCGATCGTATCATCCCTAGCGGACATCATCGATCTGCTGAGCAAGCGTTCCTTGACGATGAAGCTACCAACGAAGTTTGGCGTCAGGTGTTCAGTCTGCCTGCCAAACATAGAGAGATTTTACTCCTTCATGCGAGGCATCAACTGTCGCTAGGCGAGATCGCCTCGTTACTTGGCATCCCCGAAGGAACCGCTAAGTCGAGATTGTTCGGTGCTCGTCAGAAATTATCAAGGCTACTGAAGGAGGAAAAAACCCATGAACAGTTTATCTAA
- a CDS encoding helix-turn-helix domain-containing protein, producing MEFVPYRLNERIVVNNIYTCYYFEFSNRERYNGESHDFWEIVYVDKGEVNANTESGYYRLNQGNILIHSPNEYHQLENTGSKPPNLFIVTFGCDNEAMRFFDEHKLFQIGQAEHAVLAQLMKESQNAFGLNLFPITPRSEASFAAEQLFKIYLEQLLILIIRKEQTELPYTAPLSMTKENQSARLSQLILEYLERNLTNKVTLDDLCTQFNMSRTQMNILFKRTVGVGIITYFNQSKIDHAKKYIREEIYNLTEISDLLGYSSVHYFSRHFKKTVGMTPSEYARTIKARNE from the coding sequence ATGGAGTTCGTACCTTACAGACTGAACGAGCGGATCGTCGTCAACAACATCTATACCTGCTATTATTTTGAATTTTCCAATCGAGAACGCTATAACGGGGAAAGCCACGACTTCTGGGAAATCGTCTACGTGGATAAAGGCGAGGTGAACGCGAATACCGAATCGGGCTACTACCGACTAAATCAGGGCAATATTCTCATTCATAGTCCGAACGAGTACCATCAGCTGGAGAATACCGGCAGTAAACCCCCAAATCTTTTCATTGTTACGTTCGGGTGCGACAATGAGGCGATGAGATTTTTCGACGAACATAAGCTGTTTCAAATCGGACAGGCCGAGCACGCGGTGCTGGCGCAATTGATGAAGGAGAGCCAGAACGCCTTCGGACTGAATCTGTTCCCGATTACTCCTAGGTCGGAAGCATCGTTCGCTGCAGAGCAGCTATTCAAAATCTACTTGGAACAGCTGCTGATCCTGATCATTCGCAAGGAGCAAACCGAACTACCGTATACGGCACCTTTATCGATGACAAAGGAAAACCAAAGCGCGCGTCTAAGCCAGCTAATTCTCGAATATCTCGAGCGGAATCTGACTAACAAAGTCACGCTGGACGACTTATGCACACAATTCAACATGAGCAGGACGCAGATGAACATCCTATTCAAGCGCACAGTCGGCGTCGGGATTATTACTTATTTCAACCAATCGAAAATCGATCACGCCAAAAAATACATCCGCGAAGAGATCTACAATCTAACGGAAATCTCGGATCTACTCGGCTACAGCAGCGTTCATTACTTCTCCCGACACTTCAAGAAAACGGTCGGCATGACGCCGTCGGAATATGCCAGAACGATTAAAGCGCGTAACGAGTGA
- a CDS encoding LLM class flavin-dependent oxidoreductase, whose amino-acid sequence MSEKEKQIKLGLFLAPQGHHLAAWRYPSTASSELMSFDYYHKLAQTAERGKFDMLFFADNYAFAESFPEAAAQTVPIRPEPITLLSALAAVTKHIGLAATASTTYNEPFHIARKFGSLDHLSQGRAAWNVVTSADQAEAMNFHSDAHLLHALRYERAEEFLNVVKGLWNSWEDDAFVVDKDEARFADSSKLHTLHHKGKWFSVRGPLHLPRPVQGFPVIIQAGGSEPGKELAARTADVIFAAWQTLEEAQLFYSDIKGRVVKHGRSPDDLKIMPGVFPIIGRTEAEADEKQKELEELIPQEAGVRLLSTLISFDLSPYPVDGPLPKLPELEQVNGVKSRFTLLKDLAEREGLTIRQLYKRIAGARGHREIKGTPVQIADQLEDWFRQGAADGFNIMPPYMPGGLEEFVDLVVPELQRRGLFRTEYTGRTLREHLELSRPPHPAAQR is encoded by the coding sequence ATGAGCGAGAAGGAAAAACAGATAAAACTAGGATTGTTTCTTGCCCCGCAGGGGCACCACCTTGCGGCATGGCGATATCCAAGCACGGCTTCATCGGAGCTAATGAGCTTCGATTACTATCATAAGCTAGCGCAAACCGCAGAACGAGGCAAGTTCGATATGCTGTTTTTTGCGGACAATTATGCTTTCGCGGAAAGCTTTCCCGAAGCGGCAGCCCAAACCGTACCTATTCGGCCCGAGCCTATTACATTGCTGTCTGCCTTGGCGGCGGTTACGAAGCATATTGGCTTGGCCGCTACGGCTTCGACTACCTATAACGAACCGTTTCATATTGCTAGAAAGTTCGGCTCTCTCGATCACTTAAGCCAAGGCCGCGCCGCATGGAACGTTGTCACTTCAGCCGATCAGGCAGAGGCGATGAATTTCCACTCCGATGCGCATTTGTTACATGCGCTGCGCTACGAGCGGGCCGAAGAGTTTCTTAATGTTGTAAAAGGGTTATGGAACAGCTGGGAGGACGACGCTTTTGTCGTTGATAAGGACGAAGCGCGATTCGCGGACAGCAGTAAGCTCCATACCTTGCACCATAAGGGAAAGTGGTTCTCTGTTCGTGGTCCTCTTCATCTGCCACGTCCAGTTCAAGGCTTCCCGGTCATTATTCAGGCCGGCGGATCGGAGCCCGGCAAGGAGCTGGCGGCACGAACGGCTGATGTGATTTTCGCGGCGTGGCAAACGCTAGAAGAGGCACAGCTGTTCTATTCTGATATTAAGGGGCGCGTAGTTAAGCACGGGCGTTCGCCGGATGATCTTAAGATTATGCCGGGCGTATTCCCGATTATCGGAAGGACGGAGGCCGAAGCGGACGAGAAGCAGAAGGAGCTGGAGGAGCTGATTCCACAGGAGGCGGGGGTTAGGCTTCTCTCAACCTTAATCAGCTTCGATCTATCTCCATACCCAGTCGATGGCCCTTTGCCGAAATTGCCCGAGCTGGAGCAGGTTAACGGTGTAAAAAGCCGGTTCACCTTACTGAAGGATTTGGCGGAGCGCGAGGGGCTGACGATCCGCCAATTATACAAGCGTATCGCCGGTGCCCGTGGACATCGGGAAATCAAAGGGACACCGGTCCAGATTGCCGATCAGCTAGAAGATTGGTTCCGGCAGGGAGCTGCGGATGGCTTCAATATTATGCCGCCGTACATGCCCGGCGGTCTGGAAGAGTTCGTCGATCTAGTAGTGCCCGAGCTGCAACGCCGCGGCTTGTTCCGTACAGAATATACCGGACGTACGCTCAGGGAGCATCTGGAGCTGTCACGCCCGCCCCATCCTGCCGCACAGCGGTAA
- a CDS encoding carbohydrate ABC transporter permease — MLLKLLKWLLLIGFALVVLIPLMLVVFTAFKSTPQFYANPIGFPTKLFTGNFRTLFEEQPIWRYARNSVLVTVSTVFFELLLASMIAYGIIRSGRVFGKGMYALFAVGLMIPSQVSIIPIYSLLHKLGWTNSIAGLVAVTVSVLMPLSVFMLGGFMRTLPKEIMEAGSIDGLGEWGILLRIALPLSAPYLAATSAFLFVIVWNDLLFPMLLVNTKEKMTLPIAMLQFRGEFVANYPMLMTGVLVTSIPMIVLYVFLQRFFISGALAGSLKG; from the coding sequence ATGTTGCTGAAGCTGCTCAAATGGCTGCTTCTAATCGGTTTCGCGCTTGTCGTGCTCATACCGCTAATGCTCGTTGTATTTACGGCGTTCAAGTCAACGCCGCAATTTTATGCTAACCCAATCGGATTTCCGACTAAGCTTTTTACAGGTAACTTTCGCACGCTGTTCGAAGAGCAGCCAATTTGGCGTTATGCTAGAAATAGCGTTCTAGTAACCGTCTCCACTGTTTTTTTTGAATTATTATTAGCCAGTATGATCGCTTATGGCATCATTCGCTCAGGCCGGGTTTTCGGAAAAGGCATGTACGCGCTATTCGCAGTCGGGCTGATGATCCCTTCTCAGGTAAGCATCATCCCGATCTATTCTCTGCTGCACAAGTTGGGATGGACGAATAGCATAGCCGGGCTGGTCGCGGTTACGGTATCGGTACTGATGCCGTTATCTGTCTTCATGCTTGGCGGATTTATGCGGACGTTACCTAAAGAAATTATGGAGGCAGGCTCCATCGACGGACTTGGAGAGTGGGGCATATTGCTAAGAATCGCGTTGCCGCTATCCGCTCCCTATCTAGCAGCAACGTCAGCCTTCCTATTCGTCATTGTATGGAACGATCTCCTGTTCCCTATGCTACTGGTCAATACCAAGGAGAAAATGACGTTACCGATCGCGATGCTCCAATTCAGGGGCGAATTCGTAGCCAACTATCCCATGCTTATGACGGGTGTGCTGGTCACTTCGATCCCGATGATCGTCCTATACGTGTTTCTCCAGCGCTTCTTCATTTCCGGCGCATTGGCTGGGTCGCTGAAAGGCTGA
- a CDS encoding ABC transporter substrate-binding protein produces the protein MRQQSNKLWATVALVMVFVLLSACGKSNSSPLASESASPSQTAVESPSGASEEASTRVYKDSTGREVTIPTHPQRVITSQYLPQMLAAGLKPIGAATHLLNNFTAVKDQLTGIEDVGQANEMNLEKALTLNPDLIIATEWNEDKLDQLSKIAPTVIVKWEGKDPFQHFTDVADILGRSDEAQQWIQAYDKKGEEARAKLKDYVKEGETFGVVVIGGYEKGQLRVYGTGNVGYTLFQTLQFPMTDFVKTEWNKGDNNQGLAISLEKLPEYASADRLFVVKFDNDPEFLKQVEDSRLWSDLPAVKNNKVYVVDASLWFSYDIMSFEAQLNDAVRMLAK, from the coding sequence ATGCGTCAACAAAGTAATAAATTATGGGCTACAGTGGCTCTTGTCATGGTTTTTGTTTTATTGTCCGCTTGTGGAAAATCAAACTCTTCGCCTTTGGCTTCGGAATCAGCATCCCCATCACAGACCGCTGTAGAATCACCATCCGGAGCTTCGGAAGAAGCGTCTACTAGAGTGTACAAAGACAGTACAGGCCGAGAAGTAACGATCCCGACCCATCCTCAAAGGGTAATCACGTCTCAGTATTTGCCGCAAATGCTGGCTGCTGGCTTAAAGCCGATCGGAGCCGCGACTCATTTACTTAACAACTTCACTGCTGTTAAAGATCAGCTAACCGGCATCGAGGATGTTGGTCAGGCTAATGAGATGAATCTAGAGAAGGCGTTAACCTTGAACCCCGATTTAATTATTGCAACGGAGTGGAATGAGGACAAGCTTGATCAGCTAAGCAAAATAGCTCCTACAGTCATCGTCAAATGGGAAGGTAAGGACCCGTTCCAGCACTTTACGGATGTTGCAGATATTCTGGGCAGAAGCGATGAAGCGCAGCAGTGGATTCAAGCCTATGATAAGAAGGGCGAGGAAGCCCGGGCTAAATTGAAAGACTATGTAAAAGAAGGAGAAACCTTTGGAGTTGTCGTCATCGGAGGCTATGAGAAAGGACAGCTTAGAGTCTATGGTACTGGCAATGTAGGGTATACTTTGTTCCAAACTCTTCAATTTCCGATGACAGACTTCGTGAAAACCGAGTGGAACAAGGGCGATAACAACCAGGGGCTAGCTATCTCCTTGGAAAAGCTGCCGGAGTACGCTTCCGCTGATCGGTTGTTCGTCGTTAAGTTCGACAATGATCCGGAATTTCTAAAGCAGGTAGAAGATAGCCGCCTGTGGAGTGACCTTCCTGCTGTTAAGAATAACAAAGTTTACGTCGTTGACGCTTCATTATGGTTCTCCTATGATATTATGTCCTTTGAAGCACAATTGAATGACGCCGTCAGAATGCTTGCGAAATAA
- a CDS encoding carbohydrate ABC transporter permease — MRRYKRLIIFFVPGTLLYLGLFIYPSLTGLLHSFTDWDGLSPSYRYIGLDNYRTLSENIVFSKSLGNNMKFMLAVVLVQTVVSLILALRLSKETKTSIVLRSLYFVPTVISSVAVGFIWTFVYDPTLGVINQALEQSGFGNLTQNWLGDINLAIFSIALVQAWAHIGQMVILFVAGLQAIPTELIESAKLDGGSRWQVFTRITWPLLAPAAAIVVAFTTIQSLKAFDLVFTMTGGGPNYATEILSTFIYSTAFSSYKFGLASAASVLFLALISLITFLQFRILRTDRISY, encoded by the coding sequence ATGCGAAGGTATAAGCGGTTAATTATCTTTTTTGTACCGGGGACTCTCTTATATTTGGGGTTGTTCATTTACCCGTCCTTGACTGGCTTACTCCATTCTTTTACCGATTGGGACGGCTTATCGCCGTCCTATCGTTATATCGGTTTGGACAATTATAGGACATTATCGGAAAATATCGTGTTTAGTAAGTCGCTAGGCAACAATATGAAATTCATGCTTGCCGTCGTGCTGGTGCAAACCGTTGTTTCACTCATACTGGCTTTACGGCTATCCAAGGAGACGAAGACGAGCATCGTGCTTCGCTCCTTGTATTTCGTGCCTACGGTCATCTCTTCGGTTGCCGTAGGCTTCATCTGGACGTTCGTATACGATCCTACACTTGGTGTTATTAATCAGGCGCTGGAGCAATCAGGCTTCGGCAACCTTACGCAAAACTGGCTAGGCGACATTAATCTCGCTATTTTCTCCATCGCGCTCGTGCAGGCATGGGCACATATCGGACAGATGGTCATTCTTTTCGTCGCAGGGCTACAGGCAATCCCGACAGAGCTAATCGAATCGGCAAAGCTGGACGGCGGTTCTCGCTGGCAAGTGTTCACCCGCATCACTTGGCCACTACTAGCTCCCGCTGCAGCAATCGTTGTCGCCTTCACTACAATTCAATCGCTTAAGGCGTTCGACCTGGTGTTCACAATGACTGGCGGCGGTCCGAATTATGCGACGGAAATTTTATCTACGTTTATTTACAGCACGGCATTCTCTAGCTATAAGTTTGGTTTGGCTTCAGCAGCCTCTGTGCTTTTCTTAGCATTGATCTCGCTGATCACCTTCCTACAGTTCCGCATTCTTCGGACGGATCGGATTTCTTACTAA
- a CDS encoding alpha/beta fold hydrolase: protein MKKWRKRLLKIVIFGLLAVLVLLGAGAIYEQVSVRKDLKAYTPSGKLYDIEGKKMHLYTGGQGDVTVVLASGWGTANPYVDFSPLYDKLAPHVKFAVYDRFGYGYSDTTDKKRDIDTITNEIHEVLQAAGQKPPYVLVSHSLGSLEVLRFAQKYPDEVQGIVTIDSGSPEYYYNDAEPPISGGFVNQLLIKTGVIRMLFNTDAVIEGARAARNGLEFVPDDLKKIDLTASLLKLKNANIDDELRQSRANAKVVLDNKKPFPFPLTVLTSDYLGVTDEVWNKSEKEFTSWSLQAKQLVIKDTEHYVHQYRPDLVTDEILALAKK from the coding sequence ATGAAAAAATGGCGTAAAAGATTATTGAAGATAGTTATTTTCGGATTACTGGCTGTTCTTGTTCTTCTGGGGGCAGGAGCGATATATGAGCAGGTGAGCGTTCGGAAGGATCTGAAAGCTTATACCCCTAGTGGAAAGCTGTATGATATAGAGGGGAAAAAGATGCATTTATATACCGGAGGACAAGGGGATGTAACGGTTGTATTGGCTTCGGGGTGGGGCACAGCTAACCCTTATGTAGATTTTTCCCCACTGTATGACAAACTAGCCCCACACGTTAAATTCGCAGTTTATGATCGGTTTGGCTACGGGTACAGCGATACAACGGACAAGAAGCGTGATATCGATACGATAACGAATGAAATTCACGAAGTGCTGCAAGCAGCTGGTCAGAAGCCTCCTTACGTGTTGGTGTCACATTCGTTAGGATCACTGGAAGTGCTCCGATTTGCACAGAAATACCCGGATGAGGTACAAGGCATCGTTACGATTGATAGCGGTAGTCCAGAATATTACTATAATGATGCTGAGCCGCCAATAAGTGGGGGCTTTGTGAATCAGTTGCTCATCAAAACAGGCGTGATTCGGATGCTTTTTAACACCGACGCTGTTATCGAAGGCGCACGCGCAGCTCGCAATGGCTTGGAGTTCGTGCCCGATGACCTGAAGAAGATTGATTTGACAGCCTCATTGCTTAAGCTTAAAAATGCCAATATAGATGACGAGCTACGTCAATCTCGTGCTAATGCGAAGGTTGTATTGGATAATAAAAAGCCCTTCCCTTTCCCGCTTACCGTGCTGACATCCGACTATTTAGGGGTTACCGATGAAGTTTGGAACAAATCTGAAAAGGAGTTTACTTCCTGGTCCTTGCAAGCGAAGCAATTAGTCATTAAGGATACCGAGCATTATGTTCATCAATATCGTCCTGATCTTGTTACAGATGAAATCTTGGCCTTGGCTAAGAAATAA
- a CDS encoding ABC transporter substrate-binding protein, producing the protein MKSSLKIIISSLLVLALLTACGNSSEKASTEPSVSTQPESPKVKLNFIHFRGEDVKAFDKLIKKFENDNPNITVEMQAFPSDQYNTVLQPKLLDGSSADVFAVFPGSQYEAVAKAGLFADLTGAPLLSNYVPSLIEAGQKDGKQLAVPYLLVYNIPIYNVKLFEKYNLTPAKDWEGFLALCEKFKQEGIIPIAFAGAGMGPAQFMNSMVMNNAPDPQIFDKLDAGETKLTDEWWVKTLTQFKELNDKGYFQKDAVGTKDEGASALFIQEKAAILATGSFQLVQNKQQNPQLEQKLLAPITVPAESAVFEGIHTTSFLLGVNAKSKHPDEAKKFLEFLSGKEEAGQYANETGQSSTVSNVLYDNELLKSITDEWTQKKTRFNPRYTIKNGDVQSAVLGSIQAVLGGKSPEKAASEAQAIVEQQTGNK; encoded by the coding sequence ATTAAATCAAGCTTGAAAATAATCATCTCTTCTTTACTTGTATTAGCTTTACTGACGGCCTGCGGCAATTCATCCGAGAAGGCGTCCACCGAGCCTTCTGTTTCAACTCAGCCAGAATCACCAAAGGTTAAGCTCAATTTCATTCACTTCCGCGGTGAGGATGTTAAAGCCTTCGACAAGCTCATTAAGAAGTTTGAAAACGATAATCCGAATATTACCGTAGAGATGCAAGCTTTCCCTTCGGATCAATATAATACTGTCCTTCAACCAAAGCTGCTCGATGGCTCTTCAGCCGATGTATTCGCCGTATTCCCCGGCTCTCAGTACGAAGCGGTAGCCAAAGCTGGGCTTTTTGCCGATCTGACCGGAGCTCCGCTTCTCAGCAACTATGTGCCATCTCTCATTGAGGCAGGCCAGAAGGATGGCAAGCAATTAGCTGTTCCTTATCTTCTCGTCTACAACATTCCAATCTATAATGTGAAGCTGTTCGAAAAGTATAATTTAACGCCTGCCAAGGATTGGGAAGGCTTCCTCGCGCTTTGCGAGAAATTTAAGCAAGAAGGCATTATCCCGATCGCTTTCGCAGGAGCCGGTATGGGACCTGCTCAGTTCATGAATTCGATGGTCATGAACAACGCACCAGACCCACAAATCTTCGACAAGCTGGATGCGGGTGAGACGAAGCTGACGGACGAATGGTGGGTCAAAACGTTAACCCAATTCAAAGAGCTGAATGACAAGGGATACTTCCAGAAAGATGCTGTCGGCACGAAGGATGAAGGGGCTTCCGCCTTGTTTATCCAAGAAAAAGCAGCCATTCTGGCAACCGGCTCTTTCCAGCTGGTGCAGAACAAACAGCAAAATCCGCAATTAGAGCAAAAGCTACTCGCCCCTATTACCGTACCTGCAGAATCCGCAGTATTCGAGGGCATCCATACAACATCATTCCTGCTCGGTGTTAACGCAAAGTCGAAGCATCCAGATGAAGCTAAAAAGTTCCTTGAATTCCTTAGCGGTAAAGAAGAGGCCGGTCAATATGCTAACGAAACCGGGCAAAGCTCGACCGTCAGTAATGTCCTATATGACAACGAGCTTCTGAAGAGTATTACGGATGAATGGACTCAGAAGAAAACACGATTTAATCCTCGTTACACCATTAAGAACGGCGATGTTCAAAGCGCAGTGCTAGGATCTATCCAAGCCGTTTTGGGCGGAAAATCACCTGAAAAGGCCGCCAGCGAAGCACAAGCCATCGTTGAGCAACAGACTGGAAATAAGTAA
- a CDS encoding Gfo/Idh/MocA family protein, protein MIKVGLVGLGSMGRTHLDVYARLEREGFPIKLVAVFDIDERKFNGATQESNLIELNPEYDLSKINTYTDAELFYKEEMDMVDITLPTFLHDTFTIRSLNKGLHVLCEKPIALDSDRGASMVEAAAATGKSLMIGHCLRFWPEYEYLKSVVDSGEFGKVKAANFYRGGNEPGWSYENWMLQVDKSGGALVDLHIHDVDMINWLFGEPEAVSALCSENYDIVSAHFRYPDGKIIQAQGDLSLPGEVPFEMSYRVHLDKATLVFKYGQLTVYPAEGASWVYEHAGDLGVYREIKYFAERLISGEAIATSPPEASLLALRIVEAERRSSSEGGQFVQIGDR, encoded by the coding sequence ATGATAAAGGTAGGATTAGTTGGTTTGGGGTCGATGGGACGAACACACTTGGACGTCTACGCACGATTGGAGCGCGAGGGATTTCCGATTAAGCTGGTAGCTGTCTTCGATATCGATGAGCGGAAGTTCAATGGGGCTACCCAAGAGAGCAATCTTATCGAATTGAATCCGGAGTATGACTTGTCCAAGATTAATACGTATACGGACGCGGAGCTTTTTTATAAGGAAGAGATGGATATGGTAGATATTACGCTGCCTACTTTTCTACATGATACATTTACGATCCGATCGTTGAACAAGGGTCTTCATGTCTTGTGTGAGAAGCCAATCGCACTGGATTCGGACAGGGGAGCGTCCATGGTTGAGGCTGCCGCGGCGACGGGGAAAAGCTTGATGATCGGGCACTGCCTGCGCTTCTGGCCGGAATACGAGTATCTCAAGAGCGTGGTAGATAGCGGCGAATTCGGCAAAGTAAAGGCTGCTAATTTCTATAGGGGCGGCAACGAGCCTGGTTGGTCCTACGAAAATTGGATGCTTCAAGTAGACAAGAGTGGAGGTGCTCTTGTGGATCTACATATTCACGATGTAGACATGATTAACTGGCTATTCGGAGAGCCGGAAGCGGTATCGGCCCTATGTAGTGAAAACTACGATATCGTGTCTGCACATTTTCGGTACCCGGACGGGAAAATCATTCAAGCGCAAGGGGATCTATCGCTACCGGGAGAAGTCCCGTTCGAGATGAGCTATCGCGTTCATCTGGATAAAGCGACGCTTGTATTTAAGTACGGCCAGTTAACCGTCTATCCGGCAGAGGGGGCTTCATGGGTTTATGAGCATGCGGGGGATCTTGGCGTATATCGGGAAATTAAGTATTTCGCGGAACGCTTGATCTCAGGAGAAGCTATCGCGACATCGCCGCCCGAGGCTTCTCTTCTCGCGCTACGGATCGTCGAAGCTGAGCGGCGCTCCTCCAGCGAGGGTGGACAATTCGTGCAAATCGGTGATC
- a CDS encoding helix-turn-helix domain-containing protein: MSEILEITHSRHLLVVCRDGSGLLWAGGMEYELELGKCFIFKPDTALQISNASEYPLSAYLLEFNALTLSANRGQPSPLLEGGEFRVIPFTRLIDLARSLYENKEVEGEAGEYGNHALFQEIVHLVWQSEMKDKDDDATQSVKRTIEYMKESYTLDLTHSQLAEMAGLSLRHYSRLFLKLTGKSPIEFLIEQRLNRARQLLLTSRDTIQEIAGSVGFRDPFHFSRSFKKHMNVSPRLYIHLRKNNIRVISMQFLGEMLTLGIKPVGAPGLLLQGGFLGEKVDGIQEVSPSVINPEMDRLEALKPDAILTFDGHHYESYSRIAPTLSVPWSLPWFERFRRLAEWIGKSEEAEHWISAYYRQVEEVKEQLMQRLVGQPTVSFFWSRGLPQTLQVYYDMAVFYRDLGMKAPPSVSRIQGLEGHPFKANIPVEEIADYAGDHLFIVVSRDQDSLRAMQQLENTKEWKSLPAVQKRQVYQVSDDWLMEDPISRLGQLRSAVQFMKP; encoded by the coding sequence TTGTCTGAAATTTTAGAGATCACTCATAGCCGTCATTTGCTTGTCGTGTGCCGTGATGGCTCGGGCTTATTATGGGCGGGCGGAATGGAGTATGAGCTGGAGCTTGGTAAATGCTTTATTTTCAAGCCGGATACGGCTCTGCAGATTAGCAATGCCTCAGAGTATCCTTTAAGTGCATATTTGTTGGAATTCAATGCTTTGACACTGTCGGCAAATCGTGGTCAGCCTTCCCCATTGCTTGAGGGAGGAGAATTTCGCGTCATTCCATTTACAAGATTAATCGACCTGGCCCGTTCCTTGTATGAGAACAAAGAGGTAGAAGGGGAGGCGGGTGAGTACGGAAACCATGCGCTTTTTCAGGAAATCGTGCATCTGGTATGGCAATCGGAAATGAAGGACAAGGATGACGATGCCACGCAGTCAGTCAAACGAACGATTGAATATATGAAAGAGTCTTATACGCTTGATTTGACGCATAGCCAGTTGGCGGAGATGGCGGGACTGTCTCTGCGGCATTATTCTCGGTTATTTCTCAAGCTGACGGGGAAAAGCCCGATTGAATTTCTGATTGAGCAGAGATTGAATCGAGCTAGACAGCTTCTGCTCACTTCCCGAGACACGATTCAGGAAATTGCCGGAAGTGTCGGTTTTCGCGACCCTTTTCATTTTAGCCGTAGCTTCAAGAAGCATATGAACGTTTCCCCTCGGCTTTATATTCATCTAAGGAAAAATAATATCCGTGTCATCTCCATGCAATTTCTAGGGGAAATGCTGACCTTGGGGATTAAGCCGGTTGGGGCGCCTGGATTATTACTTCAAGGCGGTTTTTTGGGCGAAAAAGTGGATGGGATCCAAGAGGTCTCGCCTTCTGTCATCAATCCAGAGATGGACAGACTTGAGGCATTAAAGCCAGATGCTATTCTCACCTTTGACGGTCATCATTACGAGAGCTATTCGAGAATCGCGCCGACGCTCAGTGTGCCTTGGTCACTCCCTTGGTTTGAAAGGTTTCGTAGGTTGGCAGAATGGATTGGCAAAAGTGAAGAGGCGGAACATTGGATATCGGCTTATTATCGACAAGTAGAGGAAGTTAAGGAGCAGCTCATGCAGCGCCTTGTGGGACAACCGACCGTATCTTTCTTCTGGAGTAGAGGACTTCCACAAACCTTGCAGGTTTATTATGATATGGCGGTTTTCTATCGTGATCTTGGAATGAAGGCGCCGCCCTCCGTGAGCCGTATTCAAGGGCTTGAAGGGCATCCATTCAAGGCCAATATTCCTGTGGAGGAAATAGCTGATTATGCAGGAGACCATCTTTTCATTGTCGTATCGAGAGATCAGGACTCTCTCCGAGCCATGCAACAGCTGGAAAACACCAAGGAATGGAAGAGCCTCCCTGCAGTCCAGAAAAGGCAGGTCTATCAGGTATCGGACGATTGGTTGATGGAAGACCCCATTTCTCGGCTGGGGCAGCTGCGGAGTGCGGTACAATTCATGAAGCCTTGA